One Scleropages formosus chromosome 8, fSclFor1.1, whole genome shotgun sequence DNA window includes the following coding sequences:
- the LOC108936727 gene encoding voltage-dependent calcium channel gamma-4 subunit-like: MAWRDRGVQMLITTVGAFTAFSLMTIAIGTDYWLYSRAYICNATNISADDIQTQPKKGKGDLTHSGLWRTCCIEGINRGSCYRINHFPDDNDYDTDSSEYLLRIVRASSVFPILSTVLLLLGGVCVGVGRIYGNRNSILLLAGILFVAAGLSNIIGIIVYISSNTGDPSIKREGDNRHQYNYGWSFYFGALAFILSETVAVLAVHIYIDGNKELYIRARRHLRKSASSSSSSPYSRMPSFRYRRRRSRSRSRSRSRSTSRSRSRSTEPSRETSPLGLKMPGPVPGGELSMYTLTRDPLKATSAGPYSPEHDPDFLHIHNCFPKDVNDTLNKRTTPV, encoded by the exons ATGGCGTGGCGTGACCGTGGGGTGCAGATGCTCATCACCACCGTGGGCGCCTTCACGGCGTTCAGCCTCATGACCATCGCCATCGGCACGGACTACTGGCTCTACTCGCGCGCCTACATCTGCAACGCCACCAACATCTCGGCGGACGACATCCAGACGCAGCCCAAGAAAGGCAAAGGCGACCTCACGCACTCGGGGCTCTGGAGGACCTGCTGCATCGAAG GTATCAATAGGGGCAGCTGTTACAGGATCAACCACTTTCCGGACGATAACGACTACGACACGGACAGCTCCGAGTACCTGCTAC GCATCGTCCGCGCCTCCAGCGTGTTCCCCATCCTCAGCacggtcctgctgctgctcggcGGCGTGTGCGTGGGAGTCGGCCGTATCTACGGCAACAGGAACAGCATCCTGCTCCTCGCCGGCATCCTGTTCGTGGCAGCAG GTCTGAGCAACATCATCGGCATCATCGTCTACATCTCCAGCAACACGGGCGACCCGAGCATCAAGAGGGAGGGCGACAACCGGCACCAGTACAACTACGGCTGGTCCTTCTACTTCGGGGCGCTGGCCTTCATCCTGTCCGAGACGGTGGCCGTGCTGGCCGTCCATATCTACATCGACGGCAACAAGGAGCTGTACATCCGCGCGCGCCGCCATCTCCGCAAGTCggcttcctcgtcctcctcctccccgtACTCGCGCATGCCCAGCTTCCGCTACCGCCGGCGCCGCTCGCGCTCCCGCTCCCGTTCCCGCTCTCGCTCCACCTCGCGCTCGCGGTCCCGCTCCACCGAGCCGTCCCGGGAGACGTCCCCCTTGGGCCTGAAGATGCCGGGCCCTGTGCCCGGAGGCGAGCTGTCCATGTACACCCTCACCCGAGACCCCCTGAAGGCGACGTCGGCCGGCCCCTACAGCCCCGAGCACGACCCCGACTTCCTGCACATCCACAACTGCTTCCCGAAGGACGTCAACGACACCCTGAACAAGAGGACCACGCCCGTATGA